The Pyrobaculum sp. 3827-6 genome has a segment encoding these proteins:
- a CDS encoding HEPN domain-containing protein — protein MSSIEEVEILKRRGLAMLGYAREALGRGHYDLAMFFSEQALQLFIKAVF, from the coding sequence ATGAGCTCTATTGAAGAGGTGGAGATTCTCAAGAGGCGGGGCTTGGCTATGCTAGGGTACGCTAGGGAGGCGCTGGGCAGAGGCCACTACGACCTCGCTATGTTCTTCAGCGAGCAGGCGCTTCAGCTATTCATAAAAGCCGTGTTTTAA
- the rfbB gene encoding dTDP-glucose 4,6-dehydratase, which translates to MRIFAIGAAGFVGSNCVRRWVAQSREVVVYDLFTYAGRPENLRDVAGNIAVVKGDVADEASLDKAVADHKPDLVVNFAAESHVDRSINEPARFVRTNVLGVYTLAEVARRRKTPVVHISTDEVYGDMYGRAPAAEDSPLLPSSPYSASKASGDLFLLSYARTYGLDVKIVRPSNMYGPYQHPEKLIPRTVVRVLLGKPAVIYGDGSDVRDYLYVADFCEALDLIAERGSDVVYNVPGGNPRTVREVVEAVLKILGRGEVKRGRARPGGDKAYAMRGDRVAALGWRPKTPWEAGLRSTVEWYVANRWWWEPLVDEYVVRDEPWL; encoded by the coding sequence GTGAGGATCTTCGCCATAGGCGCCGCGGGCTTTGTGGGGAGTAACTGCGTGAGGCGTTGGGTGGCGCAGAGCAGGGAGGTGGTTGTGTACGACCTCTTTACCTACGCCGGGAGGCCCGAGAACCTGCGGGATGTCGCCGGCAATATCGCCGTCGTCAAGGGCGACGTGGCTGACGAGGCTTCTCTCGACAAGGCTGTGGCAGACCACAAGCCGGATCTTGTGGTGAACTTCGCTGCTGAGTCCCACGTGGACCGCTCTATAAACGAGCCGGCGCGTTTCGTGAGGACTAACGTCCTGGGCGTGTACACGCTGGCTGAGGTGGCCCGGCGGAGGAAGACGCCGGTGGTCCACATCTCGACTGACGAGGTCTACGGCGACATGTACGGCAGGGCCCCCGCCGCGGAGGACTCTCCCCTCCTCCCCTCCAGCCCCTACTCGGCGAGCAAGGCGTCGGGCGACCTCTTCCTGCTGTCGTATGCCCGTACCTACGGCCTCGATGTGAAGATTGTTAGGCCTAGCAACATGTACGGCCCGTACCAGCATCCGGAGAAGCTTATCCCCCGCACCGTCGTCCGCGTCCTTCTTGGGAAGCCGGCCGTCATCTACGGCGACGGCTCAGACGTGAGAGACTACCTATACGTGGCTGACTTCTGCGAGGCGCTTGACTTAATCGCCGAGAGGGGGAGCGATGTGGTGTACAACGTGCCGGGGGGCAACCCCCGCACCGTTCGGGAGGTGGTGGAGGCCGTCCTCAAAATCCTGGGGAGGGGGGAGGTCAAGCGCGGCCGCGCCAGGCCTGGCGGCGACAAGGCCTACGCCATGCGTGGCGACAGGGTGGCGGCCTTGGGCTGGAGGCCGAAGACGCCTTGGGAGGCTGGCCTAAGGTCCACCGTTGAGTGGTATGTGGCTAACCGGTGGTGGTGGGAGCCGTTGGTGGACGAGTACGTGGTTAGGGACGAGCCCTGGCTGTGA
- a CDS encoding glucose-1-phosphate thymidylyltransferase, translating into MDAIVLAGGYATRLRPTSLSFTKHLVPLANRPVLGWVLSQIAEAGVKEVFIVVGPHNREQIAEYVGDGSRFGVSVEYLVQERPLGLAHAVSLAEGLVNGPFLVYLGDNLLQGGVARYAKRFVDAGADAMVLLKEVEDPTRFGVAVFDGGRLSGFVEKPRQPPSRYALVGVYFFTPTIFEYIKRLKPSWRGEYEITDALDLMLKDGRRVDYAVHDGWWLDVGKKDDVLAANALLLDEYAKREVRGRVEDSKIEGRVVVEEGAVVKDSTVRGPAVVGRGAVIEGSFIGPYTSVGDGAVVRNSSVEYSVLMEGAVVEGVERLEESLVGRYARVASNARRYVRLHISDYSVVEL; encoded by the coding sequence GTGGACGCCATAGTCTTGGCCGGTGGTTATGCAACCCGCCTTAGGCCTACTTCTCTTTCCTTTACTAAGCATCTCGTACCCCTCGCCAATAGGCCGGTGCTTGGCTGGGTTCTTTCGCAAATCGCCGAGGCTGGCGTAAAGGAGGTCTTCATTGTGGTGGGTCCGCATAACCGGGAGCAGATTGCGGAGTATGTGGGGGATGGCTCCCGCTTTGGCGTATCGGTGGAGTACCTCGTGCAGGAGAGGCCTCTCGGCCTTGCCCACGCGGTTTCTCTGGCAGAGGGCCTTGTAAACGGCCCATTCCTTGTATATTTGGGCGATAACCTTCTGCAGGGCGGGGTGGCGCGGTACGCCAAGCGCTTCGTAGACGCTGGGGCAGACGCAATGGTTTTGCTTAAGGAGGTGGAGGACCCGACGCGCTTCGGCGTGGCTGTGTTCGACGGGGGGAGGCTGTCGGGCTTCGTGGAGAAGCCCAGGCAACCGCCGTCTAGATACGCCCTCGTCGGCGTCTACTTCTTCACGCCAACGATCTTCGAATACATCAAGCGGCTCAAGCCCTCCTGGCGCGGCGAGTACGAAATCACCGACGCCCTAGACCTAATGCTTAAGGACGGCCGCCGCGTTGACTACGCGGTGCACGACGGCTGGTGGCTGGACGTGGGGAAGAAAGACGACGTTCTCGCCGCAAACGCCCTCCTCCTCGACGAATACGCCAAGAGGGAGGTCAGAGGCCGGGTCGAGGACAGCAAAATCGAGGGCCGTGTCGTGGTGGAGGAGGGCGCCGTCGTTAAGGACAGCACTGTCCGGGGCCCCGCCGTCGTCGGGAGGGGCGCCGTTATTGAGGGGTCCTTTATTGGGCCGTACACCAGCGTGGGGGACGGCGCCGTGGTTAGGAACAGCTCTGTGGAGTACAGCGTCTTGATGGAGGGGGCCGTGGTGGAGGGGGTTGAGCGGCTGGAGGAGTCGCTGGTGGGGCGCTACGCCCGGGTGGCCTCAAACGCGAGGCGCTACGTGAGGCTACACATTTCGGACTACTCGGTGGTAGAGCTTTAA
- a CDS encoding AbrB/MazE/SpoVT family DNA-binding domain-containing protein encodes MRVVKVSKKNTVYIPKEIADALGIGEGSLLELRVEGGTLVAVPIPSPLKLALEGPKFAKTTVEEFERGSEEGQS; translated from the coding sequence ATGAGGGTTGTTAAAGTGTCTAAGAAAAACACAGTGTATATACCTAAGGAGATCGCCGACGCGCTGGGCATTGGAGAGGGGTCACTGCTGGAGCTCCGGGTAGAGGGAGGCACACTGGTGGCCGTGCCGATCCCCAGCCCACTTAAGCTAGCCCTTGAGGGGCCGAAGTTCGCCAAGACCACTGTGGAGGAGTTTGAGAGGGGGAGCGAGGAGGGGCAGTCGTGA
- a CDS encoding HepT-like ribonuclease domain-containing protein: MRLLEQLDRVKRYLALLRERLEGGGDLFALERLAELVAQSVLDLAAMWAAAEGGEKPATYRDLAAFLARKIGGHGEFLRRLASFRNIIVHRYYQLDEARELEAFREIASTMPQIVEALEAKLPGDPCIDDVGRLREVFERHGVAYVVVFGSVAKKGCGRDLDLAVKFTRPVGLWDLAGFAADVAEALGLDYGQVDVVDIDTAPPGVLLSILEGVPVYNEERAREDLARRYIELLDVGEAWRAAQQRLARR; encoded by the coding sequence ATGCGGCTGTTGGAACAGCTTGATAGGGTGAAGAGGTATCTGGCCCTGCTGAGGGAGAGGCTGGAGGGGGGTGGGGACTTGTTTGCCCTTGAGCGCCTCGCGGAGCTCGTGGCCCAGTCTGTCCTCGACCTGGCGGCTATGTGGGCGGCGGCTGAGGGGGGCGAGAAGCCGGCCACCTATAGGGATCTGGCGGCTTTTTTGGCGAGGAAGATCGGGGGCCATGGGGAGTTCCTGAGGCGCCTCGCCTCATTTAGGAATATAATCGTACATAGATACTATCAGCTGGACGAGGCGAGGGAGCTGGAGGCCTTCCGCGAGATCGCCTCCACTATGCCGCAGATAGTCGAGGCCCTGGAGGCGAAGTTGCCCGGCGACCCCTGTATCGACGACGTGGGGAGGCTGAGGGAGGTTTTCGAGAGGCACGGCGTGGCATACGTCGTCGTCTTCGGCTCCGTCGCCAAGAAGGGGTGCGGCCGCGATCTTGACCTAGCCGTCAAGTTCACGAGGCCGGTAGGTCTGTGGGATCTCGCGGGCTTCGCGGCCGACGTGGCGGAGGCCCTGGGCCTCGACTACGGACAAGTAGACGTGGTGGACATAGACACGGCGCCCCCCGGCGTCCTCCTATCTATCCTCGAGGGAGTACCTGTGTACAACGAGGAGAGGGCTAGGGAGGACCTGGCGCGGAGGTACATAGAGCTTCTAGACGTAGGCGAGGCCTGGCGCGCCGCACAGCAAAGGCTCGCGAGGCGGTGA
- a CDS encoding NAD(P)-dependent oxidoreductase: MKVLLTGAAGFLGSRLLAVLLEKGYDVVAVFHRRVPPVEHPRLVKVVGDLAEVDIPPADLAVHAAAMTDVDLCEVDRPACWRSNVLATRRVASKMPTIYISTDYVFPGDRGLYKEDDVPSPVNFYGLTKLLGEEAVLARGGWVVRTSGVYGVGGGKKSFPEAVVERLSKGDVISAVADQFYSPTYAGLLAEAIAELLERDRPRVLHVAGPRLSRLEFATAIAEAFGLPKELIKPSKMADMRWVARRPADSSLDVSLAKSLLKTPFWDLGESLNRFKADMGHAAGRR; this comes from the coding sequence GTGAAGGTCCTCCTCACAGGCGCGGCTGGGTTTCTCGGCAGTAGGCTACTGGCCGTTCTGCTGGAGAAGGGGTATGACGTGGTGGCCGTTTTCCATAGAAGGGTGCCGCCTGTGGAGCACCCCCGCCTTGTGAAGGTCGTCGGCGACCTCGCGGAGGTGGACATCCCGCCTGCCGACTTGGCGGTACACGCCGCGGCGATGACCGACGTCGATCTCTGCGAGGTGGATAGGCCGGCTTGCTGGCGCTCCAACGTCCTGGCCACCAGGCGGGTCGCTTCTAAGATGCCGACTATCTACATCTCTACGGACTACGTCTTCCCCGGCGACCGGGGGCTGTACAAAGAGGACGACGTGCCGAGCCCGGTCAACTTCTACGGCTTGACTAAGCTGTTGGGCGAGGAGGCTGTTCTGGCAAGAGGGGGCTGGGTTGTGAGGACCAGCGGGGTGTACGGGGTGGGGGGCGGTAAGAAGAGCTTCCCGGAGGCCGTCGTTGAGAGGCTGTCTAAGGGCGATGTGATCTCCGCTGTGGCGGACCAGTTCTACTCCCCCACATACGCCGGCCTGCTGGCGGAGGCAATTGCCGAGCTTCTTGAACGCGACAGGCCGCGCGTCCTCCACGTCGCCGGCCCTCGCCTCTCCCGTCTGGAGTTCGCAACGGCCATCGCCGAGGCTTTCGGCCTCCCGAAGGAGTTGATCAAGCCCTCCAAGATGGCGGATATGAGGTGGGTGGCGAGGAGGCCTGCTGACTCTAGTCTGGATGTATCGCTGGCGAAATCTCTACTAAAAACCCCCTTCTGGGATTTGGGGGAGTCTTTAAATAGGTTTAAGGCCGATATGGGACATGCCGCTGGTCGGCGCTAG
- a CDS encoding PaREP1 family protein: MEELIKKLEKRGINVEELPLDALSAGDPEESSRKRLKLAERYMEECQEYVNKGDAVQASEKAYKAAEEVVKALAEKYRTPEYGRFLREGRWYTYLLSMASKTLAKNLGDWIQDGWNAAYDLHVWGFHEGKLTIEYVKTGVDKVKKMLDEARKILQSRAQRR; encoded by the coding sequence TTGGAGGAGCTTATCAAAAAGCTGGAAAAGAGAGGAATTAACGTAGAGGAACTCCCACTTGACGCCCTAAGCGCCGGGGATCCCGAGGAGAGCTCCAGGAAGAGGCTCAAACTCGCCGAGAGGTACATGGAGGAGTGCCAGGAGTACGTAAACAAGGGCGACGCCGTGCAGGCCAGCGAAAAGGCCTACAAAGCCGCCGAAGAGGTGGTAAAGGCCCTGGCGGAGAAATACAGAACCCCCGAATACGGCAGGTTCCTCAGAGAGGGCAGGTGGTACACCTACCTGCTCAGCATGGCGAGCAAAACCCTCGCCAAAAACCTAGGCGACTGGATCCAAGACGGCTGGAACGCCGCATACGACCTACACGTCTGGGGATTTCACGAAGGCAAGCTAACCATAGAATACGTAAAGACAGGCGTAGACAAAGTCAAGAAAATGCTAGACGAGGCAAGGAAAATACTCCAGAGCCGCGCACAAAGACGCTAG
- a CDS encoding PaREP1 family protein: protein MDVVLAKTLDKPLPKPTSEGYVTARLLEALVEARLALRYLEEGLVRNAAGKAFQAWRAFMAALLRLELDKLKSLAKTEEERKWLESTAVPRLPTGRMKTLSQMLEQIGHPDISLWTDKALDLHDYQYHGPDPDMALSKYRSSEEAAYDVVKLVQGVIRYAEFLKLRVKWSQELEKALEELKTSLR, encoded by the coding sequence GTGGACGTGGTTCTGGCAAAGACTTTGGATAAGCCCCTACCTAAACCCACCAGCGAAGGCTATGTAACAGCCCGCCTCCTAGAGGCCCTGGTGGAGGCCCGGCTGGCGTTGAGATACCTCGAGGAGGGCCTCGTTAGAAACGCCGCCGGCAAGGCCTTCCAGGCGTGGAGGGCGTTTATGGCCGCCTTATTGAGGCTGGAGCTAGACAAGCTGAAATCTCTCGCCAAGACTGAGGAGGAGAGGAAGTGGCTTGAGTCGACGGCGGTGCCCCGACTGCCCACTGGGAGGATGAAAACCCTCTCTCAGATGCTGGAGCAGATAGGCCACCCCGACATCTCTCTGTGGACTGACAAGGCCCTCGACCTCCACGACTACCAGTACCACGGGCCGGATCCGGATATGGCCCTCTCTAAGTACAGAAGTAGCGAGGAGGCGGCTTACGACGTGGTTAAGCTAGTCCAGGGAGTGATTAGATACGCCGAGTTCCTCAAACTCCGCGTCAAGTGGAGCCAAGAACTGGAAAAGGCACTGGAAGAGCTCAAGACAAGCCTCCGCTAG
- a CDS encoding PaREP1 family protein, producing the protein MDVRVLEKPLPKPSAEDYVSARLLEALVEGWLAVRFLKEGLVRNAAGKVFQAWRALLAALLRLELDKLKSLAKTEEERRWLESTAVPRVPTSRMTALSQMLEEVGHAKIALGTALAFNLHDYQYHGPDPDMAWSKYRTREEAAKDMVLLLRELAERVKALRGRVKWSGELEESLKELMRELAT; encoded by the coding sequence GTGGATGTGAGAGTTTTGGAGAAGCCCCTCCCCAAGCCCTCTGCGGAGGACTACGTCTCTGCCCGCCTTCTGGAGGCTCTTGTGGAGGGCTGGCTTGCTGTTAGGTTTCTAAAGGAGGGCCTCGTTAGAAACGCCGCGGGGAAGGTCTTCCAGGCGTGGAGGGCGTTGCTGGCGGCTCTGCTGAGGCTTGAACTTGACAAATTGAAATCCCTTGCCAAGACTGAGGAGGAGAGGAGATGGCTTGAGTCGACGGCTGTGCCTAGAGTGCCCACCAGCAGAATGACTGCGCTGTCGCAGATGCTTGAGGAGGTTGGACACGCTAAGATTGCCCTCGGCACTGCCCTGGCGTTTAATCTCCACGACTACCAATACCACGGGCCTGATCCCGACATGGCGTGGTCAAAATACCGCACAAGAGAAGAAGCCGCAAAAGACATGGTCTTGTTATTGAGGGAGCTCGCCGAGAGGGTGAAAGCGTTAAGGGGGAGAGTCAAGTGGAGCGGCGAGTTAGAGGAGTCGTTGAAGGAGTTAATGAGGGAGCTGGCGACGTAG
- a CDS encoding HEPN domain-containing protein translates to MLLGYTPRTHGIKELPGVVATALRGLGKVDAAVKIAEASRRRRREPATLEEVYITSRHFAREFEKEEAEKALETATDMKNFLKEVEDDVFK, encoded by the coding sequence ATGCTGTTGGGATACACGCCGAGGACTCACGGCATTAAAGAGTTGCCGGGGGTTGTTGCAACGGCGTTGCGCGGACTAGGAAAGGTAGACGCCGCGGTGAAAATCGCCGAGGCCTCACGCCGCCGCAGACGGGAGCCTGCAACTCTGGAGGAGGTCTACATTACGTCACGCCACTTTGCGAGGGAATTTGAAAAAGAAGAGGCAGAAAAAGCGCTGGAGACAGCAACGGATATGAAAAACTTTTTGAAAGAGGTGGAGGACGACGTCTTCAAGTGA
- a CDS encoding nucleotidyltransferase domain-containing protein: protein MLRWREYAPLVAEAVKEVLGGAEVYVFGSAAEGRLTASSDIDIAVVIDEVPKSAFERAGIVLEIIERAERRGLPSGYPLEIHLMTRRDETAPS, encoded by the coding sequence TTGCTCAGGTGGCGTGAATACGCCCCGCTTGTCGCAGAGGCAGTAAAGGAGGTCCTCGGCGGCGCCGAGGTGTACGTCTTCGGCTCGGCCGCAGAGGGCAGGCTGACCGCCAGTAGCGACATAGACATAGCCGTGGTGATAGACGAAGTCCCTAAGAGTGCCTTCGAGAGGGCGGGGATAGTCCTCGAGATAATTGAAAGAGCCGAGAGACGCGGACTACCCAGCGGCTACCCCCTAGAAATACACCTAATGACGAGGAGAGATGAGACGGCTCCAAGCTAA